A genome region from Oryzias melastigma strain HK-1 linkage group LG12, ASM292280v2, whole genome shotgun sequence includes the following:
- the erbin gene encoding erbin isoform X2: protein MSKRSFFVRLVPCRCLRGEEEVVTSLDYSHCSLETVPKEIFSFEKTLQELYLDANQIEELPKQLFNCQLLNRLSVPDNDLAVLPAAIANLVNLRELDVSKNGIQEFPESIKNCKGLTIVEASVNHMPKLPEGFTLLLNLTQLYLNDGYLEFLPASFGRLAKLQILELRENQLQNLPKSMQKLTQLERLDLGSNEFTEVPEVLEHLSGIKELWMDGNKLTVLPAMVGKLKNLEYLDMSKNHLEMVDEQISGCENLQDLLLSNNALTQLPASIGSLKKLTALKVDENQLMYLPDSVGGLTAIDELDCSFNEIEALPSSIGQWVSIRTFAADHNFLTQLPPEMGNWKNLTVLFLHSNKLESLPEEMGDMQKLKVINLSNNKLKNLPYSFTKLSEMTAMWLSENQSKPLIPLQKDEDPQTHKVTLTNYMFPQQTRTDEYIPHSDSESFNPALWEEQRKQRAQVAFECDEDKDEREAPPREGNLKRYPTPYPDELKNMVKTAQSVAHRLSESGEGSGKESKPAERNHIGIQDVGVKVIEAPCPNGVPADAHPPVSTDSEAQNPSTEDSKDTSESVSSQKAQMKSSEASTMNHEDTLEYPEELTDDEVDMRIAEMRPPLIEISINQPKVVSLSKDRKDDGKDADSLLDDTVANSNQNNSNCSSPSRMSDSVSLTTDSSQDNSLCTPEREARMPFLPRSRDEDENMNQPRDTTPLLHNGNGSETSLPSLLRTQPTPPDYDLCMENRLAILGKGIHSGVGETYTKWDQINMNVTKLPSYDADHLDGSEKAKNGPVPQGDLNGQQYFQNGNRSGSEAVGGQRAEPSPMHAAPLAVGSDMSLSRSTEELSPEKRSYLPQVMKSHSISNIEAGGMKLFSFEGDEDGGVMSRMVGVGPGPGAPAQSIVRSKSASQLLNDQPLHVYNSSSSSDLLSSSMTPPTRYPVSSSVGAPPPQYNVQYTSSAMPKDSLWGQRSAVPPEQQGYFPHPPHSLANTNFSNRNQAPPYPLQPQQKGPPMAKERLYSTGGQVRSSTLQRQSSGASAVSIGELRRLQPADGEYMTYRDIHALPRGPLAMVAHRPFSARTYSIDGPGASRPVSARPPPHELPERTMSVSDFNYQHISPSKRPNARVKSEHSLLDAPGPGRVPADWRDQVMRHIEAKKIEKDDVFPLQGGQSYTMDHRKVPLMNGQMGPSARPQTSMGRHPSREQLIDYLMLKVSQPPAPPRYPPDTRPQEIRVKVEKNPELGFSISGGVGGRGNPFRPDDNGIFVTRVQPEGPASKVLQPGDKILQANGYNFVNIDHANAVSLLKTFATTVDLLIVREA, encoded by the exons ATGTCCAAGCGGAGCTTTTTCGTTCGGCTGGTGCCGTGCCGCTGCCTGCGCggtgaggaggaggtggtgaCATCGCTGGACTACTCCCATTGTAGCCTGGAGACTGTTCCTAAGGAGATCTTCAGCTTTGAGAAGACCCTGCAGGAACTGTACCTCGATGCCAATCAGATCGAGGAACTCCCTAAA CAACTGTTCAACTGCCAGTTACTCAACCGACTGAGCGTGCCAGATAATGACCTTGCAGTGTTGCCGGCAGCCATCGCCAACCTCGTCAATCTCAGGGAGCTCGATGTCAGCAAAAACG GTATCCAAGAGTTTCCAGAGAGCATCAAGAACTGCAAAGGCCTGACAATAGTTGAGGCCAGTGTGAACCACATGCCAAA gCTCCCAGAAGGCTTCACGCTGCTTCTGAACCTGACACAGCTCTACCTGAACGACGGGTACCTGGAGTTCCTACCAGCCAGCTTCGGCAG GTTGGCCAAGCTGCAGATCCTGGAGCTGAGGGAGAACCAGCTGCAGAATCTGCCAAA gagcATGCAGAAGCTCACGCAGCTGGAGAGGCTGGACCTGGGGAGTAATGAGTTCACTGAAGTG CCTGAGGTATTGGAGCACCTGTCTGGAATCAAGGAGCTGTGGATGGACGGGAACAAGCTGACGGTTTTACCTGCG ATGGTGGGGAAGCTAAAAAACCTGGAATATCTGGACATGTCGAAGAACCACCTGGAAATGGTGGACGAACAAATCAGCGGCTGTGAGAACCTGCAGGACCTCCTCCTCTCCAATAACGCCCTGACGCAGCTGCCCGCCTCCATCG GCTCCCTGAAGAAACTGACGGCGCTGAAAGTGGATGAAAACCAGCTGATGTATTTGCCAGACTCCGTTGGAGG GCTGACAGCTATAGACGAGCTGGACTGCAGTTTTAACGAAATCGAAGCCTTGCCCTCCTCCATCGGCCAGTGGGTTTCCATCCGAACCTTCGCCGCCGATCACAATTTCCTGACTCAGCTTCCTCCTGAG ATGGGCAACTGGAAGAACTTAACCGTGCTGTTCCTGCACTCCAACAAGCTGGAGTCTTTGCCGGAGGAGATGGGCGACATGCAGAAGCTCAAAGTCATCAATCTGAGCAACAACAA GTTAAAGAATCTTCCGTACAGTTTCACCAAACTCAGCGAGATGACTGCAATGTGGCTGTCTGAAAACCAG TCCAAGCCCCTCATCCCTCTGCAGAAAGACGAGGATCCTCAGACCCACAAAGTAACCCTCACCAACTACATGTTCCCGCAGCAGACCAGGACAGACGAAT ACATCCCCCACTCTGATTCAGAGAGCTTCAACCCGGCGCTCTGGGAGGAGCAACGCAAGCAGCGAGCTCAGGTGGCCTTCGAGTGCGACGAGGACAAGGATGAGAGAGAAGCCCCCCCGAGG GAGGGAAACCTGAAACGGTATCCAACGCCATACCCAGACGAACTGAAGAACATGGTGAAGACGGCCCAGTCTGTGGCTCACAGGCTGAGCGAGTCCGGCGAGGGGTCGGGCAAAGAATCCAAACCAGCCGAGCGGAACCACATTGGAATCCAGGATGTGGGTGTGAAG GTCATCGAGGCCCCCTGTCCCAACGGCGTGCCAGCAGACGCCCACCCCCCAGTATCAACCGACTCTGAGGCCCAGAATCCTTCTACGGAGGACTCGAAAGACACTTCTGAGTCTGTCAGTTCCCAGAAAGCTCAGATGAAATCATCAGAGGCCTCCACGATGAACCACGAGGACACCCTGGAG TATCCCGAGGAGCTGACGGATGACGAGGTGGACATGAGAATCGCAGAGATGAGGCCGCCTCTCATCGAGATTTCCATCAACCAGCCCAAAGTGGTGTCTCTGAGTAAAGATAGAAAAG ATGATGGGAAAGATGCCGACTCTTTGCTGGATGACACCGTGGCCAACAGCAACCAGAACAACAGCAACTGTTCGTCGCCGTCGCGCATGTCCGACTCCGTCTCTCTGACCACGGACAGCAGTCAGGACAACTCTCTGTGCACGCCCGAGAGGGAGGCCAGGATGCCTTTCCTGCCTAGAAGCCG GGACGAGGATGAGAACATGAACCAGCCCAGAGACACCACCCCGCTCCTCCACAACGGCAACGGCTCGGAGACGTCCCTGCCCTCCCTCCTCAGAACCCAGCCGACGCCGCCGGACTACGACCTGTGCATGGAGAACAGGCTGGCCATTCTTGGGAAGGGGATCCACAGCGGCGTGGGAGAGACCTACACCAAGTGGGACCAGATCAACATGAACGTGACCAAGCTGCCGAGCTACGACGCCGACCACCTGGACGGCTCGGAGAAGGCCAAGAACGGTCCGGTGCCCCAGGGCGACCTGAACGGCCAGCAGTACTTCCAGAACGGGAATCGGAGTGGAAGTGAGGCCGTGGGGGGGCAGAGGGCGGAGCCCTCGCCGATGCACGCCGCCCCTCTGGCCGTGGGCAGCGACATGTCTCTGTCTCGCAGCACGGAGGAGCTGTCTCCAGAGAAACGGTCCTACCTGCCGCAGGTGATGAAGTCGCACAGCATCAGCAACATAGAAGCAGGAGGCATGAAGCTGTTCTCCTTTGAGGGAGACGAAGACGGCGGCGTGATGAGCAGGATGGTGGGGGTGGGCCCGGGACCGGGGGCTCCGGCCCAGAGCATCGTGAGGAGCAAATCCGCCAGCCAGCTCCTCAACGACCAGCCTCTCCACGTCTAcaacagctcctcctcctcagacctgCTGTCCTCCTCCATGACTCCTCCCACCAGGTATCCCGTCTCCTCCAGCGTtggagccccgccccctcagtACAACGTCCAGTACACGAGCAGTGCCATGCCGAAGGACAGCCtgtggggtcagaggtcagcggTTCCTCCAGAGCAGCAGGGCTACTTCCCCCACCCTCCTCACTCGCTCGCCAACACCAACTTCTCCAACCGAAACCAGGCGCCCCCGTACCCCCTGCAGCCGCAGCAGAAGGGGCCCCCCATGGCCAAGGAGAGACTTTACTCCACTGGCGGCCAGGTGAGGAGCAGCACCCTGCAGAGGCAGAGCAGCGGCGCCTCCGCCGTCTCCATCGGCGAGCTGAGGCGCCTGCAGCCAGCCGACGGGGAGTACATGACGTACAGGGACATCCACGCGCTCCCCAGGGGCCCGCTCGCCATGGTGGCGCACAGGCCCTTCTCGGCTCGCACCTACAGCATCGACGGCCCCGGAGCGTCCCGGCCCGTCAGCGCCAGGCCGCCCCCGCACGAGCTTCCAGAGCGGACCATGTCTGTGAGCGACTTCAACTACCAGCACATCAGCCCCAGCAAGCGGCCCAACGCCAGGGTCAAGTCCGAGCACTCGCTGCTGGACGCGCCGGGCCCGGGGAGGGTCCCCGCAGACTGGAGAGACCAGGTGATGCGGCACATCGAGGCCAAGAAGATCGAAAAG GATGATGTTTTTCCTCTCCAGGGTGGACAAAGCTACACCATGGACCACAGAAAA GTGCCTTTGATGAACGGCCAGATGGGCCCGTCGGCTCGACCTCAAACATCTATGGGCCGTCACCCGTCCCGAGAGCAGCTCATCGACTACCTGATGCTGAAAGTCTCTCAGCCCCCGGCGCCCCCCCGTTACCCCCCTGACACGAGGCCGCAGGAG ATCCGTGTGAAAGTGGAGAAGAATCCGGAGCTGGGTTTCAGTATTTCAGGTGGAGTAGGAGGCCGGGGAAACCCCTTCCGCCCTGATGATAAT gGCATATTTGTGACAAGGGTTCAACCTGAGGGCCCAGCTTCAAAAGTCCTTCAGCCGGGAGACAAAATCCTTCAG GCTAACGGATACAACTTTGTGAATATCGATCACGCCAACGCCGTCTCCCTCCTGAAAACATTTGCAACCACTGTGGATTTATTGATCGTACGGGAAGCATAG
- the erbin gene encoding erbin isoform X1, with amino-acid sequence MSKRSFFVRLVPCRCLRGEEEVVTSLDYSHCSLETVPKEIFSFEKTLQELYLDANQIEELPKQLFNCQLLNRLSVPDNDLAVLPAAIANLVNLRELDVSKNGIQEFPESIKNCKGLTIVEASVNHMPKLPEGFTLLLNLTQLYLNDGYLEFLPASFGRLAKLQILELRENQLQNLPKSMQKLTQLERLDLGSNEFTEVPEVLEHLSGIKELWMDGNKLTVLPAMVGKLKNLEYLDMSKNHLEMVDEQISGCENLQDLLLSNNALTQLPASIGSLKKLTALKVDENQLMYLPDSVGGLTAIDELDCSFNEIEALPSSIGQWVSIRTFAADHNFLTQLPPEMGNWKNLTVLFLHSNKLESLPEEMGDMQKLKVINLSNNKLKNLPYSFTKLSEMTAMWLSENQSKPLIPLQKDEDPQTHKVTLTNYMFPQQTRTDEYIPHSDSESFNPALWEEQRKQRAQVAFECDEDKDEREAPPREGNLKRYPTPYPDELKNMVKTAQSVAHRLSESGEGSGKESKPAERNHIGIQDVGVKVIEAPCPNGVPADAHPPVSTDSEAQNPSTEDSKDTSESVSSQKAQMKSSEASTMNHEDTLEYPEELTDDEVDMRIAEMRPPLIEISINQPKVVSLSKDRKDDGKDADSLLDDTVANSNQNNSNCSSPSRMSDSVSLTTDSSQDNSLCTPEREARMPFLPRSRDEDENMNQPRDTTPLLHNGNGSETSLPSLLRTQPTPPDYDLCMENRLAILGKGIHSGVGETYTKWDQINMNVTKLPSYDADHLDGSEKAKNGPVPQGDLNGQQYFQNGNRSGSEAVGGQRAEPSPMHAAPLAVGSDMSLSRSTEELSPEKRSYLPQVMKSHSISNIEAGGMKLFSFEGDEDGGVMSRMVGVGPGPGAPAQSIVRSKSASQLLNDQPLHVYNSSSSSDLLSSSMTPPTRYPVSSSVGAPPPQYNVQYTSSAMPKDSLWGQRSAVPPEQQGYFPHPPHSLANTNFSNRNQAPPYPLQPQQKGPPMAKERLYSTGGQVRSSTLQRQSSGASAVSIGELRRLQPADGEYMTYRDIHALPRGPLAMVAHRPFSARTYSIDGPGASRPVSARPPPHELPERTMSVSDFNYQHISPSKRPNARVKSEHSLLDAPGPGRVPADWRDQVMRHIEAKKIEKNALSRSCNSNNFPLSWSHDGRDMHASQGSLVFSGRDGPPHLSFCDDVFPLQGGQSYTMDHRKVPLMNGQMGPSARPQTSMGRHPSREQLIDYLMLKVSQPPAPPRYPPDTRPQEIRVKVEKNPELGFSISGGVGGRGNPFRPDDNGIFVTRVQPEGPASKVLQPGDKILQANGYNFVNIDHANAVSLLKTFATTVDLLIVREA; translated from the exons ATGTCCAAGCGGAGCTTTTTCGTTCGGCTGGTGCCGTGCCGCTGCCTGCGCggtgaggaggaggtggtgaCATCGCTGGACTACTCCCATTGTAGCCTGGAGACTGTTCCTAAGGAGATCTTCAGCTTTGAGAAGACCCTGCAGGAACTGTACCTCGATGCCAATCAGATCGAGGAACTCCCTAAA CAACTGTTCAACTGCCAGTTACTCAACCGACTGAGCGTGCCAGATAATGACCTTGCAGTGTTGCCGGCAGCCATCGCCAACCTCGTCAATCTCAGGGAGCTCGATGTCAGCAAAAACG GTATCCAAGAGTTTCCAGAGAGCATCAAGAACTGCAAAGGCCTGACAATAGTTGAGGCCAGTGTGAACCACATGCCAAA gCTCCCAGAAGGCTTCACGCTGCTTCTGAACCTGACACAGCTCTACCTGAACGACGGGTACCTGGAGTTCCTACCAGCCAGCTTCGGCAG GTTGGCCAAGCTGCAGATCCTGGAGCTGAGGGAGAACCAGCTGCAGAATCTGCCAAA gagcATGCAGAAGCTCACGCAGCTGGAGAGGCTGGACCTGGGGAGTAATGAGTTCACTGAAGTG CCTGAGGTATTGGAGCACCTGTCTGGAATCAAGGAGCTGTGGATGGACGGGAACAAGCTGACGGTTTTACCTGCG ATGGTGGGGAAGCTAAAAAACCTGGAATATCTGGACATGTCGAAGAACCACCTGGAAATGGTGGACGAACAAATCAGCGGCTGTGAGAACCTGCAGGACCTCCTCCTCTCCAATAACGCCCTGACGCAGCTGCCCGCCTCCATCG GCTCCCTGAAGAAACTGACGGCGCTGAAAGTGGATGAAAACCAGCTGATGTATTTGCCAGACTCCGTTGGAGG GCTGACAGCTATAGACGAGCTGGACTGCAGTTTTAACGAAATCGAAGCCTTGCCCTCCTCCATCGGCCAGTGGGTTTCCATCCGAACCTTCGCCGCCGATCACAATTTCCTGACTCAGCTTCCTCCTGAG ATGGGCAACTGGAAGAACTTAACCGTGCTGTTCCTGCACTCCAACAAGCTGGAGTCTTTGCCGGAGGAGATGGGCGACATGCAGAAGCTCAAAGTCATCAATCTGAGCAACAACAA GTTAAAGAATCTTCCGTACAGTTTCACCAAACTCAGCGAGATGACTGCAATGTGGCTGTCTGAAAACCAG TCCAAGCCCCTCATCCCTCTGCAGAAAGACGAGGATCCTCAGACCCACAAAGTAACCCTCACCAACTACATGTTCCCGCAGCAGACCAGGACAGACGAAT ACATCCCCCACTCTGATTCAGAGAGCTTCAACCCGGCGCTCTGGGAGGAGCAACGCAAGCAGCGAGCTCAGGTGGCCTTCGAGTGCGACGAGGACAAGGATGAGAGAGAAGCCCCCCCGAGG GAGGGAAACCTGAAACGGTATCCAACGCCATACCCAGACGAACTGAAGAACATGGTGAAGACGGCCCAGTCTGTGGCTCACAGGCTGAGCGAGTCCGGCGAGGGGTCGGGCAAAGAATCCAAACCAGCCGAGCGGAACCACATTGGAATCCAGGATGTGGGTGTGAAG GTCATCGAGGCCCCCTGTCCCAACGGCGTGCCAGCAGACGCCCACCCCCCAGTATCAACCGACTCTGAGGCCCAGAATCCTTCTACGGAGGACTCGAAAGACACTTCTGAGTCTGTCAGTTCCCAGAAAGCTCAGATGAAATCATCAGAGGCCTCCACGATGAACCACGAGGACACCCTGGAG TATCCCGAGGAGCTGACGGATGACGAGGTGGACATGAGAATCGCAGAGATGAGGCCGCCTCTCATCGAGATTTCCATCAACCAGCCCAAAGTGGTGTCTCTGAGTAAAGATAGAAAAG ATGATGGGAAAGATGCCGACTCTTTGCTGGATGACACCGTGGCCAACAGCAACCAGAACAACAGCAACTGTTCGTCGCCGTCGCGCATGTCCGACTCCGTCTCTCTGACCACGGACAGCAGTCAGGACAACTCTCTGTGCACGCCCGAGAGGGAGGCCAGGATGCCTTTCCTGCCTAGAAGCCG GGACGAGGATGAGAACATGAACCAGCCCAGAGACACCACCCCGCTCCTCCACAACGGCAACGGCTCGGAGACGTCCCTGCCCTCCCTCCTCAGAACCCAGCCGACGCCGCCGGACTACGACCTGTGCATGGAGAACAGGCTGGCCATTCTTGGGAAGGGGATCCACAGCGGCGTGGGAGAGACCTACACCAAGTGGGACCAGATCAACATGAACGTGACCAAGCTGCCGAGCTACGACGCCGACCACCTGGACGGCTCGGAGAAGGCCAAGAACGGTCCGGTGCCCCAGGGCGACCTGAACGGCCAGCAGTACTTCCAGAACGGGAATCGGAGTGGAAGTGAGGCCGTGGGGGGGCAGAGGGCGGAGCCCTCGCCGATGCACGCCGCCCCTCTGGCCGTGGGCAGCGACATGTCTCTGTCTCGCAGCACGGAGGAGCTGTCTCCAGAGAAACGGTCCTACCTGCCGCAGGTGATGAAGTCGCACAGCATCAGCAACATAGAAGCAGGAGGCATGAAGCTGTTCTCCTTTGAGGGAGACGAAGACGGCGGCGTGATGAGCAGGATGGTGGGGGTGGGCCCGGGACCGGGGGCTCCGGCCCAGAGCATCGTGAGGAGCAAATCCGCCAGCCAGCTCCTCAACGACCAGCCTCTCCACGTCTAcaacagctcctcctcctcagacctgCTGTCCTCCTCCATGACTCCTCCCACCAGGTATCCCGTCTCCTCCAGCGTtggagccccgccccctcagtACAACGTCCAGTACACGAGCAGTGCCATGCCGAAGGACAGCCtgtggggtcagaggtcagcggTTCCTCCAGAGCAGCAGGGCTACTTCCCCCACCCTCCTCACTCGCTCGCCAACACCAACTTCTCCAACCGAAACCAGGCGCCCCCGTACCCCCTGCAGCCGCAGCAGAAGGGGCCCCCCATGGCCAAGGAGAGACTTTACTCCACTGGCGGCCAGGTGAGGAGCAGCACCCTGCAGAGGCAGAGCAGCGGCGCCTCCGCCGTCTCCATCGGCGAGCTGAGGCGCCTGCAGCCAGCCGACGGGGAGTACATGACGTACAGGGACATCCACGCGCTCCCCAGGGGCCCGCTCGCCATGGTGGCGCACAGGCCCTTCTCGGCTCGCACCTACAGCATCGACGGCCCCGGAGCGTCCCGGCCCGTCAGCGCCAGGCCGCCCCCGCACGAGCTTCCAGAGCGGACCATGTCTGTGAGCGACTTCAACTACCAGCACATCAGCCCCAGCAAGCGGCCCAACGCCAGGGTCAAGTCCGAGCACTCGCTGCTGGACGCGCCGGGCCCGGGGAGGGTCCCCGCAGACTGGAGAGACCAGGTGATGCGGCACATCGAGGCCAAGAAGATCGAAAAG AATGCTCTGTCTCGCTCCTGTAACTCCAATAACTTCCCGCTGAGCTGGTCTCACGACGGTAGAGACATGCATGCCAGCCAAGGCTCCCTGGTGTTTAGTGGCAGGGACGGACCGCCCCACCTGAGCTTCTGT GATGATGTTTTTCCTCTCCAGGGTGGACAAAGCTACACCATGGACCACAGAAAA GTGCCTTTGATGAACGGCCAGATGGGCCCGTCGGCTCGACCTCAAACATCTATGGGCCGTCACCCGTCCCGAGAGCAGCTCATCGACTACCTGATGCTGAAAGTCTCTCAGCCCCCGGCGCCCCCCCGTTACCCCCCTGACACGAGGCCGCAGGAG ATCCGTGTGAAAGTGGAGAAGAATCCGGAGCTGGGTTTCAGTATTTCAGGTGGAGTAGGAGGCCGGGGAAACCCCTTCCGCCCTGATGATAAT gGCATATTTGTGACAAGGGTTCAACCTGAGGGCCCAGCTTCAAAAGTCCTTCAGCCGGGAGACAAAATCCTTCAG GCTAACGGATACAACTTTGTGAATATCGATCACGCCAACGCCGTCTCCCTCCTGAAAACATTTGCAACCACTGTGGATTTATTGATCGTACGGGAAGCATAG